One stretch of Candidatus Rhodoblastus alkanivorans DNA includes these proteins:
- a CDS encoding ribbon-helix-helix domain-containing protein gives MALSGRQARKAQTKTRALNRLYAGYCRISKISVTTNLMSRHVTPVKEKVAAHRARQLAAGRVAVNTYLPGDLVARIDQIKEERGASSRAPIIEEALRLLIEKHTRA, from the coding sequence ATGGCCCTGAGCGGGCGTCAAGCTCGAAAAGCGCAGACCAAAACGCGTGCTTTGAACCGGTTATATGCGGGGTATTGCAGAATCAGCAAAATCAGTGTTACCACTAACCTTATGAGTCGCCACGTCACCCCTGTTAAAGAGAAAGTCGCAGCGCATCGGGCGCGGCAACTCGCAGCCGGGCGTGTCGCGGTGAACACATACCTTCCGGGCGATCTGGTCGCGCGTATTGATCAGATTAAGGAAGAACGGGGCGCGTCATCGCGCGCGCCGATTATCGAGGAAGCTTTGAGGTTGCTGATCGAGAAGCACACGAGGGCATAA
- a CDS encoding helix-turn-helix domain-containing protein gives MKRVANSIDSHVGARVRMRRVLLDMSQATLAEALGVSFQQVQKYEKGMNKIGAGRLLQISTALNVCPSFFFECLPVTDGFEVPAAEEAPSDEVAVTEFLSSVDGLRLIRAFVLIRDAKARKKAVDFVASLAEGSTCGRRSRVQKPA, from the coding sequence GTGAAAAGAGTCGCAAATTCGATTGACAGCCATGTCGGCGCCAGAGTGCGGATGCGCCGCGTGCTTCTGGACATGAGCCAAGCGACGCTGGCCGAAGCCTTGGGCGTGAGCTTTCAGCAGGTGCAGAAATACGAGAAGGGAATGAACAAGATTGGAGCGGGGCGGCTTCTTCAGATTTCCACCGCACTGAATGTTTGTCCGTCGTTCTTTTTCGAATGCTTGCCCGTCACAGACGGATTCGAGGTGCCTGCCGCGGAAGAAGCACCTTCAGATGAGGTCGCCGTCACCGAATTTCTCTCCAGCGTCGATGGACTTCGTCTCATTCGAGCTTTCGTTCTTATTCGCGACGCGAAGGCTCGAAAGAAGGCTGTCGATTTCGTCGCGTCGTTGGCGGAAGGATCTACTTGCGGGCGTCGAAGTCGGGTGCAAAAGCCAGCATGA
- a CDS encoding helix-turn-helix domain-containing protein, translating into MAAAFNGAQAERERTPVRRQSRAAGKCEGVFWRRTSRQDVQKILLAVKRYELAGRQPGSRSGPLGAVAIELVELFANMVDFRTGRLEPSIETLMRHLKRSRDAIVRALKALRAHGFLDWLRRYVPTGNEGVGPQVQQTSNAYRLSLPARAQQLLGRLGMAPPPPDDHSHAQEQHAEEIKAHQDSLPLDELPLFTIGDNPLGRALANLGKAMKQRESARQTESPSNFLSKSEKEIGHR; encoded by the coding sequence TTGGCGGCCGCGTTCAATGGAGCGCAGGCCGAACGGGAGCGCACACCCGTGCGCCGGCAATCGCGCGCGGCCGGAAAATGCGAAGGCGTGTTCTGGCGGCGCACCTCGCGCCAGGACGTGCAGAAGATCCTTTTGGCGGTGAAGCGCTACGAGTTGGCGGGACGCCAGCCAGGATCACGCAGCGGACCGCTGGGGGCCGTAGCGATCGAGCTGGTCGAGTTGTTCGCCAACATGGTGGATTTCAGGACGGGGCGGCTTGAGCCATCGATCGAAACCCTCATGCGGCATCTGAAGCGGTCGCGGGACGCGATCGTGCGGGCGTTGAAGGCCCTTCGCGCCCATGGCTTCCTCGATTGGCTGCGGCGCTACGTGCCGACCGGCAACGAGGGAGTCGGCCCACAGGTCCAGCAGACGAGCAACGCCTATCGGCTGTCGCTGCCGGCGCGGGCGCAGCAGCTTCTCGGACGCCTTGGCATGGCCCCTCCCCCGCCCGACGATCATAGCCACGCCCAGGAGCAGCATGCGGAGGAGATCAAGGCGCACCAGGACAGCCTTCCGCTTGACGAACTGCCCTTATTCACGATCGGTGACAACCCGCTTGGCAGAGCCCTCGCAAACCTGGGAAAAGCAATGAAACAGCGTGAGTCCGCCAGACAGACTGAATCCCCATCTAATTTCTTATCTAAGAGCGAAAAGGAAATCGGACACCGCTAA
- a CDS encoding recombinase family protein — translation MSDSLAPNRLGYARVSTLGQTLEAQLDQLKAAGCSRLYREKVSGAKVDRKELGKLLKAIAAGDQVVVTRIDRLARSVFELFAIVKKIIDAGGQFLSLAEPWADTSTSTGRLMIAVLGGLADVERDLIRTRTGEGRARAKLRGQHMGRPAKMTAAQKQEARRRRKDGESVADLARSYGVSPAAIYRATA, via the coding sequence ATGTCCGATAGTCTAGCTCCAAACCGCCTCGGTTACGCCCGCGTCTCGACCCTCGGGCAAACCCTTGAAGCGCAACTCGACCAGCTCAAGGCGGCTGGGTGTTCGCGTCTCTATCGCGAGAAGGTCTCCGGCGCGAAGGTTGATCGTAAGGAACTTGGCAAACTCCTGAAAGCCATCGCGGCGGGCGACCAGGTGGTGGTTACGCGCATCGACCGTTTGGCGCGATCCGTGTTCGAGCTCTTCGCCATCGTCAAAAAGATCATCGACGCGGGCGGGCAATTTCTCAGCCTTGCCGAACCGTGGGCGGACACATCGACCAGCACCGGCAGGCTCATGATCGCCGTGCTCGGCGGCCTGGCGGACGTGGAGCGCGATTTAATCCGCACACGCACCGGCGAAGGCCGCGCCCGCGCCAAATTGCGCGGCCAGCACATGGGGCGACCGGCGAAAATGACGGCAGCGCAGAAGCAGGAAGCGCGGCGCAGACGGAAAGACGGCGAATCCGTCGCCGACCTCGCCCGTTCCTACGGCGTCAGCCCCGCCGCGATCTACCGAGCGACGGCGTGA
- a CDS encoding type II toxin-antitoxin system RelE/ParE family toxin, with protein sequence MSVPVVWLRQAEATLDAILDRIELESPSGALTMALAIRQGADVLLSDHPKAGRAGRWRGTRELVIPRTPLVIIYQVRRKPARVEIIRVLHGAQKWP encoded by the coding sequence TTGAGCGTTCCCGTCGTCTGGCTCCGGCAAGCCGAAGCGACGCTCGACGCGATACTCGATCGCATCGAGCTTGAAAGCCCGAGCGGCGCCCTCACGATGGCGCTCGCTATCCGCCAGGGCGCCGACGTGCTGCTGAGCGATCACCCGAAGGCCGGCCGCGCCGGCCGCTGGCGTGGAACGCGCGAGCTGGTTATTCCGCGAACTCCGCTCGTCATCATCTACCAGGTGCGGCGAAAGCCGGCGCGGGTCGAGATCATCCGCGTCCTGCATGGCGCGCAAAAATGGCCCTGA
- a CDS encoding CopG family ribbon-helix-helix protein, translating into MTTSTTMTIRVSSEIKEKLSRLAHGTRRSKSYLAAEAVSAYVERELEIIEGIQRGMADVEAGRVVSHDDAMAEVYAVIDAAQSRKA; encoded by the coding sequence ATGACCACAAGCACAACCATGACCATTCGCGTCAGCTCTGAAATCAAAGAAAAGCTCAGTCGGCTGGCGCACGGCACCAGGCGCAGCAAATCCTACCTCGCTGCCGAGGCGGTTTCCGCCTATGTCGAGCGCGAGCTTGAAATTATCGAAGGTATCCAGCGCGGCATGGCCGACGTCGAGGCTGGCCGCGTCGTTTCGCATGACGACGCCATGGCCGAGGTCTACGCCGTCATTGACGCGGCCCAAAGCCGGAAGGCGTGA
- a CDS encoding tetratricopeptide repeat protein: protein MKKFLTGYSLLLVLALASPTRAQETTESDWIRNPAMGNYQAYAEYKMGHYDAARHVWEVLAERGNPDALFNLGSLAEDGLGEAKDMAKAESLYVAGADAGGFKAQYRLGMLYSGAGPLRNIDKARHYLSLAAQEGDRDAIERLASLAHPDKPPSDFERAEMLASGGKPDEAAPIYRRLADGGDRHAQTRLAWLYESGKGVERDLAEAGRRFLIAGEAGDAEAQYALAVMFKTGKGQAQDDEQSRKWLERSAAQKYPAALAALAAAKSEN from the coding sequence ATGAAAAAATTTTTAACGGGTTATTCTCTTCTTCTCGTCCTCGCGTTGGCGTCTCCGACCCGCGCGCAGGAGACAACTGAGTCCGACTGGATCCGCAATCCCGCCATGGGCAACTACCAGGCCTATGCCGAATACAAGATGGGGCATTACGACGCCGCCCGGCACGTGTGGGAGGTGCTGGCGGAGCGCGGAAATCCGGATGCCCTGTTCAATCTCGGCAGCCTCGCCGAGGACGGCCTGGGCGAAGCCAAGGACATGGCCAAGGCCGAATCCCTCTATGTTGCGGGGGCAGACGCAGGTGGGTTCAAGGCGCAATACCGGCTCGGCATGCTCTATTCGGGCGCTGGCCCGCTGCGCAATATCGACAAGGCGCGCCATTACCTGAGCCTCGCCGCTCAGGAAGGCGACCGCGACGCCATCGAGCGCCTCGCCTCGCTGGCGCATCCCGACAAGCCGCCGAGCGACTTCGAACGCGCGGAAATGCTCGCGAGCGGCGGCAAGCCCGACGAAGCCGCCCCAATCTATCGCCGCCTCGCTGACGGCGGCGACCGTCACGCCCAAACGCGCCTTGCCTGGCTGTATGAGTCCGGCAAGGGCGTCGAGCGTGATCTCGCCGAGGCCGGAAGGCGATTCCTGATAGCCGGCGAAGCAGGCGACGCCGAAGCGCAATATGCGCTTGCTGTGATGTTCAAGACAGGCAAGGGCCAAGCTCAGGACGACGAGCAAAGCCGCAAATGGCTCGAGCGTTCAGCTGCGCAGAAATATCCGGCGGCGCTGGCGGCGCTGGCGGCGGCGAAAAGCGAGAATTGA
- a CDS encoding EAL domain-containing protein, whose amino-acid sequence MAFVRSGRTPALPRTNKADRPQVLLPRRPFALYTTLLYAIGGCAWIVMSDHLFAQIFDRNTFTSPSNYKGLVFIAVTSVPLYIALRRARLRGALAKPKQRGRGGATPLFLLAAVASVLIVGSAIVGYRAVARSVAQYALDQARAMVDFKARDLGRWLEAQRTNAALLAASDKTQAISDGASLRGWNREGSQQDLRRQAVAFGFADADLIDASGRSVFGAGDAPVEPAIAAAAKKSFATREPALVDLHVDAKGGGPRFGYVAPALARPGAKNPELAIYAELTARDFLNPFVREWRFQNARGAGLLARREGDDIVLLIGLPQDGGALMSRRQPYATSTVPAAAFMRGEAQAMRGVGWNGVPVFAAGQKAPGTDWELVAWIDEADALAELNGVARMAGLLAAIGVAACWIIAGFLWKNQQLVRARADRRFRVTFEQALIGMGHVGLEGQLLRVNRRLCEIFGYSREELLAMDVYRLTAPEQHAEVTSQLAKVRAGALDEFTGERRYIRKDGSVIDVAISVVLVRGEADEPDYLMSVFEDISRRKAAEEDLRESEERFRLALAGSNEGLWDWRPETGNSYYSPRWKAMLGYSNDEIEDHESAWRRVAEPRARDIVRLQFAEIRAGQRTTFEFETRMRHKDGRWLDILSRGLPVFNAAGRMIRVVGTDIDITLRKSHEAELRLAAMVYTSTREGIVVTGADEKILMVNPAFERITGYDGASMRGQTMRVVQSGRQGREFYQAMWKSIREVGYFSGEIWNRRKNGEIYPQLATISAVIGATGEITNYIGVFSDIGRLKQSESQLEFLAHHDPLTHLPNRLLLRLRVEHAIERARRSGTIGAVLFLDLDRFKTINDSLGHAAGDQLLVEAAERWSKRLRASDTLARLGGDEFAVLLEEIPEPHAAAALAQNLIEATAAHFALPGGREACVGLSVGVGLFPENGDDAETLIQHAGSALDLAKQNGGSAVRFYSDAMTREANSRLELEAGMRRGLERGEFVLQYQPLIALDGRKIVGVEALTRWRSPSGLVSPADFIPLAEKTGLIIPLGEWVLREACGRMKAWRDSGVDLGVVAVNLSPVQLDRPDICRRIQAILKETGLPPSCLEIEITESALLEQGGGAEAKLTELKALGLRISIDDFGAGHSSLFYLKRFPIDKLKLDRSFIIDIPADPTSMEIAAAIVRLAHSLKIVALAEGVETEAQAEFLAVCGCSLAQGYLFDKPLWESDLLVKYAAAPEPAQTMAAIARVPYV is encoded by the coding sequence ATGGCTTTTGTTCGATCGGGCCGCACGCCCGCACTTCCCAGAACTAACAAGGCGGATCGACCTCAGGTCCTCCTGCCGCGAAGACCCTTCGCCCTCTACACCACGCTCCTTTATGCGATCGGCGGCTGCGCCTGGATCGTCATGTCTGACCACCTGTTCGCGCAAATTTTCGATCGCAACACTTTCACCTCCCCGTCAAACTACAAAGGGCTGGTCTTCATCGCCGTCACCTCGGTTCCGTTGTATATCGCTTTGCGGCGCGCCAGGCTGCGCGGCGCCCTCGCCAAACCGAAACAGCGCGGGCGGGGCGGCGCGACGCCGCTTTTTCTACTGGCCGCAGTCGCATCGGTCCTGATTGTGGGGAGCGCCATCGTGGGCTATCGGGCGGTCGCCAGATCGGTCGCGCAATACGCGTTGGACCAGGCGCGCGCCATGGTCGATTTCAAGGCGAGGGATCTTGGCCGCTGGCTGGAGGCGCAGAGGACCAACGCCGCGCTGCTCGCCGCCAGTGACAAGACGCAGGCGATCTCCGACGGGGCCTCCCTGCGGGGCTGGAATCGCGAGGGTTCGCAACAGGATTTGCGCCGTCAGGCCGTCGCTTTCGGCTTTGCCGACGCCGATTTAATTGATGCGTCGGGACGTTCCGTATTTGGGGCCGGCGACGCGCCGGTCGAACCGGCGATAGCGGCAGCGGCCAAGAAAAGCTTCGCCACCCGTGAGCCGGCGCTGGTCGATCTGCACGTCGACGCCAAAGGCGGCGGGCCGCGCTTCGGCTATGTGGCGCCTGCGTTGGCGCGGCCCGGCGCGAAAAATCCTGAACTGGCGATCTACGCCGAACTGACGGCGCGCGACTTCCTCAATCCCTTCGTGCGGGAATGGCGATTTCAAAACGCAAGGGGCGCTGGTCTGCTGGCTAGGCGCGAGGGCGACGACATTGTTTTGCTCATCGGCCTTCCACAAGATGGCGGCGCGCTGATGAGCCGGCGTCAGCCCTATGCGACATCCACCGTGCCAGCCGCCGCTTTCATGCGCGGCGAGGCGCAAGCCATGCGCGGCGTCGGCTGGAATGGCGTGCCGGTCTTCGCCGCCGGTCAAAAGGCGCCGGGGACCGACTGGGAGTTGGTCGCATGGATCGACGAGGCCGATGCCTTGGCCGAGTTGAACGGCGTCGCCCGAATGGCGGGACTTCTGGCGGCGATAGGCGTCGCGGCGTGCTGGATCATCGCCGGCTTTCTATGGAAAAATCAGCAGCTTGTTCGAGCACGCGCCGACCGGCGCTTTCGTGTCACCTTCGAGCAGGCCCTGATCGGAATGGGTCATGTCGGCCTTGAGGGACAGCTGTTGCGCGTCAATCGGCGGCTCTGCGAAATCTTCGGCTATTCGCGTGAGGAACTGCTGGCGATGGACGTGTACCGTCTGACCGCGCCGGAACAACATGCGGAGGTCACAAGTCAACTCGCGAAGGTCCGGGCAGGGGCGTTGGACGAATTTACCGGCGAAAGGCGATATATCCGTAAGGACGGCAGCGTCATCGACGTCGCCATTTCTGTCGTCCTGGTGCGCGGCGAAGCCGACGAACCAGACTATCTCATGTCGGTGTTCGAGGACATTTCGCGCCGCAAGGCGGCGGAAGAGGATTTGCGCGAGAGCGAGGAGCGCTTTCGCCTCGCCCTCGCCGGATCGAACGAAGGGTTGTGGGATTGGCGGCCGGAGACCGGCAATTCTTACTATTCGCCGCGCTGGAAGGCCATGCTCGGCTATTCTAACGACGAAATCGAGGATCACGAAAGCGCCTGGCGGCGCGTCGCCGAACCGCGCGCGCGGGACATCGTGCGCCTGCAATTCGCCGAAATCCGCGCCGGCCAGCGGACGACTTTCGAATTCGAAACCAGGATGCGCCACAAGGACGGCCGCTGGCTCGACATTTTGTCGCGCGGCCTGCCGGTCTTCAACGCCGCCGGCCGCATGATCCGGGTGGTCGGCACGGACATCGACATCACCTTACGCAAAAGCCACGAGGCCGAACTGCGCCTCGCGGCAATGGTCTATACAAGCACCCGTGAAGGCATCGTCGTCACCGGCGCCGACGAGAAGATCCTCATGGTCAATCCGGCCTTCGAAAGGATCACCGGTTACGACGGGGCCTCCATGCGCGGCCAAACCATGCGCGTCGTGCAATCGGGCCGGCAAGGGCGCGAATTCTATCAGGCGATGTGGAAGAGCATCCGGGAGGTCGGCTATTTCAGCGGAGAAATCTGGAACCGACGCAAGAACGGCGAAATCTATCCTCAACTGGCGACGATCAGCGCCGTGATCGGCGCAACCGGAGAGATCACCAATTATATTGGCGTGTTCAGCGACATCGGGCGGCTGAAACAATCGGAAAGCCAGCTGGAGTTTCTCGCCCATCACGATCCGCTGACCCACTTGCCCAACCGCCTGCTACTGCGCCTGCGCGTCGAACATGCCATTGAGCGCGCGCGGCGCAGCGGCACGATCGGCGCCGTGCTGTTTCTCGATCTCGATCGCTTCAAGACGATCAACGACAGCCTCGGCCATGCCGCGGGCGACCAGTTGCTCGTCGAGGCCGCTGAGCGCTGGAGCAAGAGGCTGCGCGCTTCTGACACTCTGGCGCGGCTCGGCGGCGACGAATTCGCCGTGCTGTTGGAAGAAATCCCGGAACCGCACGCCGCCGCCGCTTTGGCGCAGAATCTGATCGAAGCGACCGCTGCGCATTTCGCTTTACCGGGCGGCCGCGAAGCCTGTGTCGGTCTCAGCGTCGGCGTCGGTTTGTTCCCAGAAAATGGCGACGACGCCGAGACCTTGATCCAGCATGCCGGCTCGGCCCTCGATCTCGCCAAACAAAATGGCGGCTCGGCGGTGCGCTTCTATTCAGACGCCATGACGCGCGAGGCCAATTCCCGCCTCGAACTCGAAGCCGGAATGCGCCGGGGTCTGGAACGCGGTGAATTCGTGCTGCAATACCAGCCGCTGATCGCTCTCGACGGACGGAAAATTGTCGGCGTCGAAGCGTTGACCCGTTGGCGCTCGCCGTCCGGCCTGGTCTCGCCGGCGGATTTCATTCCACTCGCCGAGAAAACGGGCTTGATTATCCCGCTCGGCGAATGGGTTTTGCGCGAGGCCTGCGGGCGCATGAAGGCCTGGCGTGATTCAGGCGTCGATCTCGGCGTGGTCGCGGTCAATCTGTCGCCAGTCCAGCTCGACCGCCCCGACATCTGTCGGCGCATCCAGGCTATTCTCAAAGAGACCGGCCTGCCGCCCAGCTGTCTCGAAATCGAGATCACCGAAAGCGCGCTTCTGGAACAGGGCGGCGGCGCCGAGGCCAAACTGACCGAACTCAAGGCGCTCGGTCTGCGAATCTCCATCGATGATTTCGGCGCCGGGCATTCGTCGCTGTTCTATCTGAAACGTTTTCCCATCGACAAGTTGAAGCTCGACCGCAGCTTCATCATTGATATTCCCGCCGATCCGACCAGCATGGAAATCGCCGCGGCGATTGTCCGTCTCGCGCATTCGCTGAAGATCGTGGCATTGGCCGAGGGCGTCGAAACCGAGGCGCAGGCGGAATTCCTCGCGGTATGCGGCTGCAGCCTGGCGCAGGGCTATCTGTTCGACAAGCCCTTGTGGGAGAGCGACCTGCTGGTGAAATACGCAGCGGCGCCGGAGCCCGCTCAGACGATGGCAGCAATTGCTCGCGTCCCTTACGTTTAA
- the ltrA gene encoding group II intron reverse transcriptase/maturase yields MMHEREESDSVVVAAKPTNKAEKSVAEPVEPRTGTEGNADQQSTRRAQDRASVSQALGRVRQAARQRKKERFTSLLHHVDSAMLRTAFYAIKRDAAPGVDGMTWETYERDLDRRIEDLCARVKTGAYRAQPSRRSYIPKEDGSKRPLAVAALEDKIVQRAVAALLSAIHEEDFLGFSYGFRPKRSQHDALDALIVGISNKKVNHILDADIRSFFTEVSQQWVVRFLEHRIGDKRIIRLVQKWLRAGILEDGIVTIEEKGTGQGSVISPLLANIYLHYVFDLWAERWRRREATGDMIMVRYADDIVVGFQHENDARRFWDAMRDRLREFSLSLHPDKTRLIEFGRFAAQNCKRSGRSKPETFKFLGFVLICDKSRRGDFRVRRKSRGDRMRTKLREIKEALRRRINRPIPETGKWLAQVVAGYFAYHAVPTNGLALSAFRYHVLVLWHRQLCRRSQRAGVLWARMTKLADEFLPPPRVLHPWPSVRFAVKHPR; encoded by the coding sequence ATGATGCACGAACGCGAGGAGTCTGACTCCGTCGTAGTAGCAGCGAAGCCGACGAACAAGGCGGAGAAATCCGTCGCGGAGCCGGTGGAGCCAAGGACGGGGACCGAGGGGAACGCCGACCAGCAAAGCACGCGCCGGGCTCAGGACCGGGCGAGCGTGTCACAGGCGCTGGGACGCGTACGACAAGCAGCAAGGCAAAGGAAAAAGGAGCGGTTCACGTCGCTCTTGCACCATGTCGATTCCGCCATGTTGAGAACGGCGTTTTACGCGATCAAGCGCGACGCCGCGCCTGGCGTGGACGGCATGACATGGGAGACCTACGAACGGGACCTCGATCGAAGGATCGAAGACCTATGCGCGCGGGTCAAAACAGGAGCGTACCGGGCGCAGCCATCCCGCCGGAGCTACATTCCGAAGGAAGATGGAAGCAAGCGCCCGCTCGCGGTCGCGGCTCTCGAAGACAAAATCGTCCAGAGAGCTGTAGCGGCATTGCTAAGCGCGATCCACGAGGAAGATTTCCTCGGGTTCTCGTACGGGTTCCGACCCAAACGCAGCCAGCACGATGCGCTGGACGCGCTTATTGTCGGGATCAGCAACAAGAAGGTGAACCATATACTCGACGCCGACATCCGCTCGTTCTTCACGGAGGTTTCCCAGCAATGGGTTGTCCGCTTCCTGGAACATCGGATCGGCGACAAGCGTATCATCCGGCTCGTCCAGAAATGGTTGCGGGCCGGCATCCTTGAAGACGGGATCGTGACGATTGAGGAAAAGGGGACGGGGCAGGGGTCGGTAATTTCGCCGCTGCTCGCGAACATTTATCTTCATTACGTTTTCGATCTGTGGGCCGAACGCTGGCGACGGCGCGAGGCCACGGGCGACATGATCATGGTCAGATATGCCGACGACATAGTCGTCGGCTTCCAGCATGAGAACGACGCCCGCCGCTTTTGGGATGCGATGCGCGACAGGCTACGGGAGTTCTCGCTGTCGTTGCATCCGGACAAGACCCGCCTAATTGAGTTCGGTCGCTTCGCGGCCCAGAACTGCAAGAGGAGCGGACGATCGAAGCCGGAAACCTTCAAGTTTCTAGGCTTCGTGCTCATTTGCGACAAATCGCGACGGGGCGACTTCCGGGTCAGGAGGAAGTCCCGTGGCGACCGCATGCGTACGAAGCTCAGGGAGATCAAGGAAGCGCTGCGACGGCGAATAAACAGGCCCATCCCGGAAACGGGGAAATGGCTTGCGCAAGTCGTCGCCGGATATTTCGCCTATCACGCCGTGCCGACCAACGGCTTGGCGCTGAGCGCGTTTCGATACCACGTTCTCGTTCTCTGGCATCGACAGTTATGTCGACGCAGTCAAAGAGCAGGAGTGTTATGGGCGCGCATGACGAAACTGGCCGACGAGTTTCTCCCCCCGCCGCGAGTCTTGCATCCCTGGCCGAGTGTACGCTTCGCCGTCAAACACCCGAGGTAG
- a CDS encoding DUF3280 domain-containing protein, which translates to MTVHEIKPAPKSMPDVQDRSRLRGHELFARCRRAPRSAFAIMAFLLLMSIVVGGRVLAAEPTPVAQVKSIAFLGVQFLNDHEAQEPTTDAERARLVSIEELFKSKLEASGRYKFVQIPADTKAKIARGAAMGNCGGCEVGYGEQLHSDLVAWVVVQKVSNLILNLNVYVADVATKKMTFIQSVDIRGNTDESWMRGMTYIVKNHMLGDRPL; encoded by the coding sequence ATGACGGTTCACGAAATCAAACCTGCGCCTAAGAGCATGCCCGATGTTCAGGATCGTTCGCGCCTTCGTGGGCACGAATTGTTCGCCAGGTGCCGACGTGCGCCGCGCTCCGCCTTCGCGATCATGGCATTCCTATTGCTGATGAGCATCGTGGTTGGTGGTCGCGTGTTAGCCGCAGAACCAACGCCTGTCGCGCAGGTTAAATCCATCGCCTTCCTCGGTGTTCAATTCCTGAATGACCACGAGGCTCAGGAGCCGACAACCGACGCGGAGCGGGCTCGCCTTGTGTCTATCGAGGAGCTTTTCAAGTCGAAGCTCGAAGCGTCAGGCCGATACAAGTTTGTTCAAATACCGGCTGATACCAAGGCGAAGATCGCGAGGGGCGCGGCTATGGGCAACTGCGGCGGCTGCGAGGTTGGCTATGGTGAGCAACTCCACAGCGATCTCGTTGCATGGGTTGTCGTGCAGAAGGTCTCGAATCTAATTCTCAACCTCAACGTCTATGTGGCCGATGTCGCGACCAAGAAAATGACGTTCATTCAGAGTGTCGACATTCGCGGCAACACAGACGAATCATGGATGCGAGGCATGACGTATATCGTGAAGAACCATATGCTTGGGGATCGTCCATTATGA
- a CDS encoding sensor domain-containing diguanylate cyclase, giving the protein MVARQDAPQPEVVSMRKALVNSELLLEHHLTPTFVLDPQGRIIAWNRACESLTGLKAADVVGTRDHWRGFYTEASPCLADLILQDRTEGASEFYAVVANDNNDANRGAIAAENWFVMPITGGRLYLAIEAVAIRGANGKLVGVLETIRDLSAIKAAEAKFRGLTGVDALTGVANRRTFDDVLSTEWRRAIRSGAALSLLMIDIDCFKLFNESVGHPRSDECLRIVAETVANAALQAGDFPARYGGEEFALILPSTDKAGAASIAENIRAAVEGIGMLHPISSAGPYVTVSIGTATVAPTATDRVEKLICFADIALFRAKESGGNQFCAFDDSPSCNVARSQPTAGIEIAKIDSDASASCRAGAPEARLHA; this is encoded by the coding sequence ATGGTTGCGAGGCAGGATGCTCCTCAACCGGAGGTTGTTTCCATGCGCAAAGCGCTCGTCAATTCGGAATTATTGCTGGAGCATCATCTCACTCCGACCTTCGTTCTCGACCCGCAGGGACGGATCATAGCATGGAACCGAGCTTGTGAATCTCTCACCGGCTTAAAGGCCGCTGACGTTGTTGGGACGCGCGACCACTGGCGCGGTTTTTATACCGAGGCCAGCCCGTGCCTTGCCGACCTGATCCTGCAAGACCGAACCGAAGGCGCTAGCGAATTCTACGCCGTAGTTGCCAATGACAATAACGACGCCAATCGCGGGGCCATCGCAGCGGAAAACTGGTTTGTCATGCCGATCACTGGCGGTCGTCTCTATTTAGCCATCGAGGCAGTGGCGATCCGTGGCGCCAACGGCAAATTGGTCGGCGTCCTCGAAACCATCCGCGACCTCAGCGCTATAAAGGCGGCTGAGGCCAAGTTCAGGGGCCTCACCGGGGTCGATGCGCTCACCGGCGTCGCCAATCGCCGCACTTTCGACGACGTCCTCAGCACCGAATGGCGCCGGGCGATCCGTTCCGGCGCGGCCCTATCGTTGCTGATGATCGACATCGACTGTTTCAAGCTGTTCAATGAAAGCGTCGGACATCCACGCAGCGACGAATGTCTGCGGATCGTCGCCGAGACTGTGGCCAATGCAGCCCTTCAGGCAGGTGACTTTCCAGCGCGTTATGGCGGCGAAGAATTCGCCCTGATTCTCCCGTCCACCGACAAAGCGGGAGCCGCCTCTATCGCGGAAAACATTCGCGCCGCTGTCGAAGGCATAGGGATGCTGCACCCTATCAGCAGCGCCGGGCCTTATGTTACGGTCTCCATTGGGACGGCGACGGTTGCGCCAACGGCCACCGACCGCGTCGAAAAACTCATCTGCTTCGCCGATATTGCGCTTTTTCGCGCCAAGGAATCTGGCGGAAACCAATTCTGCGCTTTTGACGATTCCCCATCCTGCAATGTCGCGCGAAGCCAGCCTACCGCTGGAATTGAAATCGCCAAAATTGATTCCGACGCCAGCGCGTCATGCCGCGCTGGCGCGCCGGAAGCGCGACTTCATGCTTGA